A stretch of Zonotrichia albicollis isolate bZonAlb1 chromosome 32, bZonAlb1.hap1, whole genome shotgun sequence DNA encodes these proteins:
- the RNASEH2A gene encoding LOW QUALITY PROTEIN: ribonuclease H2 subunit A (The sequence of the model RefSeq protein was modified relative to this genomic sequence to represent the inferred CDS: inserted 2 bases in 1 codon) translates to MALSALQRDPASGGRFASAVPGPCRARPCALGVDEAGRGPVLGPMVYAVCYCPEDKVQELEALGAADSKTLSEAERERRFGLLEAAGDWVGWALQVLPPAHISACMQQRAKYNLNELSHDTATELIQFVLDSGVQVAQVFVDTVGPADKYEAKLRRRFPGLGVTVRPKADALFPTVSAASICAKVARDRAVLHWNFVEDLGNPDRDYGSGYPNDPKTKEWLRRNLEPVFGFPQLVRFSWGTAQALLQREGVPVEWADEDPPEDPGAPPSVLSYFARSPPPAPPXHRFFQERSLRALAEL, encoded by the exons ATGGCGCTCTCGGCGCTGCAGCGGGACCCGGCGAGCGGCGGCCGCTTCGCCTCCGCCGTGCCCGGCCCGTGCCGCGCCCGGCCCTGCGCGCTCGGCGTGGACGAGGCGGGCCGGGGGCCGGTGCTCG GGCCGATGGTTTACGCCGTCTGTTACTGCCCCGAGGACaaagtgcaggagctggaggcgCTGGGGGCGGCAG ACTCGAAGACGCTGTCGGAGGCGGAGCGGGAGCGGCgctttgggctcctggaggccgCGGGCGATTGGGTGGGGTGGGCGCTGCAGGTGCTGCCCCCCGCCCACATCTCGGCCTGCATGCAGCAGCG GGCCAAGTACAACCTGAACGAGCTGTCCCACGACACGGCCACGGAGCTCATCCAGTTCGTGCTCGACTCGGGGGtgcaggtggcacag GTGTTTGTGGACACGGTGGGCCCCGCAGACAAGTACGAGGCGAAGCTGCGGCGCCGTTTCCCGGGGCTGGGGGTCACCGTGCGCCCCAAGGCCGACGCGCTGTTCCCCACGGTCAGCGCCGCCAGCATCTGCGCCAAG GTCGCCCGGGACCGGGCCGTGCTCCACTGGAACTTCGTGGAGGATTTGGGGAACCCTGACCGCGATTACGGCTCCGGATACCCCAACG ACCCCAAGACCAAGGAGTGGCTGAGGAGGAACCTGGAGCCGGTGTTTGGGTTCCCCCAGCTGGTGCGGTTTAGCTGGGGCACGGCGCAGGCGCTGCTGCAGAGAGAGGGGGTCCCCGTGGAATG gGCTGACGAGGACCCCCCAGAGGACCCCGGCGCCCCCCCCTCGGTTCTCTCCTACTTCGCCCGGAGCCCCCCCCCGGCGCCCCC CCACCGCTTCTTCCAGGAGCGCAGCCTGAGGGCCCTGGCCGAGCTGTga